A DNA window from Pyrus communis chromosome 3, drPyrComm1.1, whole genome shotgun sequence contains the following coding sequences:
- the LOC137728909 gene encoding pentatricopeptide repeat-containing protein At4g20090-like produces MPKFSTYYSKLLGSSILQGVWKLGLYPIPLCELLTSSLLSHYSVVAIPSNQTLEAEPVNNDEIQPPISDEMFRKCAKLGSYRSGDSTFYSLIENYANSGDFRSLEQVLDRMKRERRVFIEKSFILMFRAFGKAHLPNKAVELFYRMVDEFQCRRTVKSFNSVLNVIIQEGHYSHAIEFYSRVVGTANLNISPNVLSYNLIIKAMCKFGLVDRAVELFREMPSRNCTPDVFTYCTLMDGLCKDNRIDEAVFLLDEMQIEGCLPSPMTFNVLINALCKKGDLARAAKLVDNMFLKGCVPNEVTYNTLIHGLCLKGKLDKAVSLLDRMISNKCVPNDVTYGTIINGLVKQGRAVDGARVLISMEERGRHANEYIYSVLVSGLFKEGKSDDAMTLWKEMMEKGCRPNTVVYSALIDGLCREGKPDEGKEVFCEMVSNGYMPNSFTYSSLMRGFFQTGQSKKAIRLWNEMANKNFMHNEVCYSVLIHGLCKDGQLKEALMVWQKMLGSGHKPDVVAYSSMIHGLCNDGLVEQGLKLFNEMLCQEPECQPDVITFNILFDAICKQSNISLAIDILNRMLDRGCDPDSVTCDIFLRTLREKLNPPQDGREFLNELVVRLFKQQRIVGASQIVEVMLKKFLPPKASVWTKVVQELCKPKKVRAAIDKCWSSLYC; encoded by the coding sequence ATGCCAAAATTCTCAACTTACTACTCGAAGCTCCTCGGCAGCTCAATCCTACAGGGCGTTTGGAAGCTGGGTCTTTATCCAATCCCCCTATGTGAGTTGTTAACTTCTTCACTTCTCTCTCACTATTCAGTTGTTGCAATTCCATCCAACCAAACTCTCGAAGCCGAACCTGTAAACAATGACGAAATCCAGCCCCCAATTTCTGATGAAATGTTCAGGAAATGTGCCAAATTGGGTTCTTACAGATCGGGTGATTCGACATTTTATTCACTCATTGAGAATTACGCGAATTCGGGTGATTTTCGGTCCCTGGAGCAGGTTTTGGATCGCATGAAGCGCGAAAGGCGGGTTTTTATTGAGAAGAGCTTTATTCTGATGTTTAGAGCTTTTGGAAAAGCGCATTTACCCAATAAAGCTGTAGAATTGTTCTACAGAATGGTGGATGAATTTCAGTGTAGACGAACTGTTAAGTCGTTTAATTCGGTTCTTAATGTCATTATACAGGAGGGCCATTATTCTCATGCTATAGAGTTTTATTCCCGTGTTGTTGGTACTGCAAACTTGAACATTTCGCCCAATGTACTCAGTTATAATCTGATTATCAAGGCCATGTGTAAGTTTGGATTGGTTGATAGAGCAGTCGAATTGTTTAGAGAAATGCCGAGTAGGAATTGCACTCCTGATGTGTTCACGTATTGTACATTGATGGATGGATTATGCAAGGATAATAGGATTGATGAGGCGGTTTTTTTGTTGGATGAAATGCAAATTGAGGGGTGCTTGCCGAGTCCTATGACTTTTAATGTGTTAATAAACGCATTGTGCAAGAAGGGTGACTTGGCACGTGCAGCGAAGCTTGTTGATAATATGTTTCTCAAAGGCTGTGTTCCAAATGAAGTCACTTATAACACCCTTATTCATGGTTTGTGTCTCAAGGGTAAGTTGGATAAGGCAGTTAGTCTTTTGGATCGAATGATTTCAAATAAATGTGTGCCTAATGATGTGACATACGGAACAATCATCAATGGACTTGTTAAGCAAGGACGAGCAGTTGATGGGGCTCGAGTGTTGATCTCTATGGAGGAAAGAGGGCGTCATGCAAATGAGTATATTTATTCGGTCCTTGTTAGTGGACTGTTCAAGGAGGGAAAATCTGATGATGCAATGACATTGTGGAAGGAGATGATGGAGAAGGGATGTAGACCCAACACTGTTGTCTATAGTGCTCTGATAGATGGCCTTTGTCGAGAAGGAAAACCAGATGAAGGCAAGGAAGTATTCTGTGAGATGGTGAGTAATGGTTACATGCCCAATTCCTTCACTTATAGCTCCTTAATGAGGGGGTTCTTTCAGACGGGTCAGAGTAAAAAAGCCATTCGTTTGTGGAATGAAATGGCAAACAAGAATTTTATGCATAACGAGGTGTGTTACAGTGTCCTAATTCATGGTTTATGCAAGGATGGGCAACTCAAAGAGGCCCTGATGGTGTGGCAGAAGATGTTGGGAAGTGGACATAAACCTGATGTTGTGGCTTATAGTTCAATGATTCATGGCCTTTGCAATGATGGTTTGGTTGAGCAGGGTTTGAAACTTTTCAATGAAATGCTTTGTCAGGAGCCTGAATGTCAACCAGATGTTATCACTTTTAACATACTTTTCGATGCTATCTGCAAGCAGAGTAATATCTCCCTTGCCATTGATATTTTAAATAGAATGCTGGATAGGGGTTGCGATCCCGATTCAGTTACATGTGACATCTTCCTGAGAACTTTGAGAGAAAAGCTCAACCCGCCTCAAGATGGAAGGGAGTTCCTAAATGAGCTTGTTGTCCGTCTATTTAAGCAGCAGAGGATAGTAGGTGCTTCCCAGATTGTGGAAGTAATGCTGAAAAAGTTTTTGCCACCCAAAGCCTCTGTGTGGACAAAAGTTGTGCAAGAGCTTTGCAAGCCTAAGAAGGTTAGAGCAGCCATTGACAAATGTTGGAGCAGCCTATATTGCTAG
- the LOC137727303 gene encoding cationic amino acid transporter 5-like translates to MGSMEVVGEDVQPRSYWRCSKQDFLPEESFQNWSTYRAALSQTGHRFKNRLLSRSNDNDEIRELRKQSENDMKRCLTWWDLIWFGFGSVIGAGIFVLTGQETHKHAGPAIVLSYVASGISAMLSVFCYTEFSVEVPVAGGAFAYLRIELGDFVAFITAGNILLESIVGSAAVARAWTSYFTTLLNRPSNSLRIHTNLAEGFNLLDPIAVAVLAVAATIAMISTRKTSYLNWIASAVNNVIILFVIVAAFVHAKPSNLKPFFPFGAKGVFQAAAIVYFAYGGFDNIATMAEETKNPSRDIPLGLLGSMTIITVVYCLMALSLPMMQKYTDIDPNAAYSVAFQSVGMTWAKYLVALGALKGMTTVLLVGTLGQARYITHIARAHMIPPWFALVHPKTGTPINATVLIAISSGCIAFFSSLDVLASLLSVSTLFIFMMMAVALLVRRYYVREITPQQHLWKLASFLLIIIASSMGTSAYWGLNPNGWVGYVVTVPLWFFGTLAMAVFLPQQRSPKVWGVPLVPWLPSLSIATNIFLMGSLGPEAFERFGICTVVMLIYYVFFGLHATYDMAHKQDTPESLKVDGGNIREKAEP, encoded by the coding sequence ATGGGTTCCATGGAAGTAGTGGGTGAAGATGTCCAGCCGAGAAGTTACTGGAGATGCAGCAAACAAGATTTCCTGCCCGAAGAATCCTTTCAGAATTGGAGCACATACCGAGCGGCCCTGTCGCAAACAGGCCACAGGTTCAAGAACCGTCTCCTCAGCAGATCGAATGACAACGATGAGATTCGGGAGCTTCGGAAGCAAAGTGAGAACGACATGAAGCGCTGCCTCACGTGGTGGGATCTCATCTGGTTCGGGTTTGGTTCGGTCATTGGTGCAGGCATCTTTGTGCTTACTGGCCAAGAAACGCATAAGCATGCTGGACCGGCTATTGTCTTGTCCTACGTTGCGTCTGGTATCTCGGCAATGCTCTCTGTCTTCTGCTACACAGAGTTTTCAGTAGAAGTCCCGGTGGCCGGCGGAGCTTTTGCTTACCTGCGGATAGAACTGGGGGACTTTGTTGCATTCATAACAGCAGGAAACATACTTCTAGAGAGCATTGTCGGAAGTGCAGCAGTTGCTAGAGCATGGACTTCTTACTTCACAACGCTCTTGAATCGTCCTTCCAACTCGCTACGCATCCACACAAATCTGGCGGAGGGGTTCAATCTGCTGGACCCGATAGCCGTCGCTGTACTAGCAGTAGCtgcaacaattgcaatgatcaGCACAAGGAAGACCTCTTACTTGAACTGGATAGCATCTGCAGTCAATAACGTTATCATTTTGTTTGTGATAGTTGCAGCGTTTGTCCACGCCAAGCCGTCGAATTTGAAGCCCTTTTTTCCCTTCGGGGCCAAAGGAGTCTTTCAGGCAGCTGCAATTGTTTACTTTGCTTATGGAGGATTTGACAATATCGCCACCATGGccgaagaaacaaaaaatccaTCCAGAGACATACCGCTCGGATTGCTTGGATCAATGACAATCATCACCGTCGTATACTGTTTAATGGCACTTTCACTGCCTATGATGCAGAAATACACAGATATAGACCCAAATGCAGCCTACTCTGTGGCATTTCAAAGCGTTGGCATGACATGGGCCAAGTACCTGGTAGCTCTTGGTGCACTTAAGGGAATGACCACTGTTCTTCTGGTTGGGACACTTGGACAGGCACGGTATATCACTCATATTGCACGAGCCCACATGATTCCACCATGGTTTGCTCTTGTTCATCCAAAGACAGGAACCCCCATAAACGCTACAGTTTTGATTGCCATCTCAAGTGGCTGCATCGCTTTCTTTTCGAGCTTGGATGTCTTGGCGAGCCTGTTATCAGTGAGCACGCTCTTTATCTTCATGATGATGGCAGTCGCACTTCTAGTGAGGAGATACTATGTGAGAGAAATCACCCCACAACAACACCTCTGGAAGCTAGCAAGTTTCTTGCTGATCATTATTGCTTCCTCAATGGGGACTTCAGCTTACTGGGGGCTGAATCCCAATGGTTGGGTTGGCTACGTCGTGACGGTTCCTCTTTGGTTCTTTGGGACTTTGGCGATGGCGGTGTTTTTACCTCAACAAAGGTCACCAAAAGTTTGGGGAGTTCCGCTGGTTCCTTGGTTGCCATCCTTGTCAATTGCGACAAACATCTTCCTTATGGGATCCTTGGGTCCTGAAGCTTTTGAAAGATTTGGAATCTGTACTGTGGTAATGCTTATTTACTATGTCTTCTTTGGTCTGCATGCAACTTACGATATGGCGCATAAGCAAGACACGCCAGAATCCCTGAAAGTCGATGGCGGCAATATCAGAGAGAAGGCAGAGCCTTGA
- the LOC137728472 gene encoding uncharacterized protein: protein MKLGNQHNDFDSSFEQSLSGSFRKFTSGLLQNDMGLLSPGHSSNGSFRRSNSVMSTHSGASASSKFASSSRRVSKGLKDYSRKLVDLELFTDCIGDWVLENSCEDSATGFGPPFMIDELRKLDVALEGVLFQQLVRMPCSPYVSGDPNEDEYLALEDFLHAVVSGLWHAFWHKRGELPLFVSCPRSLGSRFYSVEKAISRGGLRKLCGLALISKIGSDQQVQWDQIMEFALFKPDILSGNELKLSASVVCEALFYGIHILVSRCLSKVKATKSSSVFLLVLDSRYGGVVKLGGDLSKLELNSTNPYKSAVEWIKNHAEVSVSPVDRIWNKFGNANWGDLGTLQVLLATYNAIVQWNGPPRKSIASLVSNHSLRLQKRRMEFCLGGNENGLVPYLQQSGHQQGEIVEVDQTNSQVFKHSASRLKLNQGEVLLLEDQQQGQKTFQVQESLVAGNHYLYSAVCLDYPTQLLTLYIGAHPTKLEPCWEDMSLWYQVQRQTKVLNIFKHHGIISKYLPEMIASGRILHSGPCKKQTPGGRCDHPLCGTPILVASPVGEPVSYVVSQDGPLSPNEAIRCCRDCLAALRSATMANVQHGDICPENIIRVVDEQGSRNSGFYVPISWGRAVLEDRDSPAINLQFSSSHALQHGKLCPSSDAESLVYLMLFVSGGTMQQQDSIESTLQWRETSWAKRSIQQQLGEVSPLLKAFADYVDSLCGTPYPVDYDIWLKRFSRAVDGVGDRGKMIEEVAVTLRLKDVAESSGTCGGS, encoded by the coding sequence ATGAAATTAGGTAATCAACATAACGATTTCGATTCGTCTTTTGAGCAAAGTTTGAGTGGAAGTTTTAGAAAGTTTACATCTGGTTTGCTACAAAATGATATGGGATTGCTGTCTCCGGGCCATAGCTCGAATGGTAGTTTTCGGAGGTCTAACTCCGTTATGTCCACACATTCCGGCGCTTCAGCTTCAAGCAAGTTTGCCTCTTCTTCCAGAAGAGTGTCCAAGGGGCTAAAGGACTATTCAAGGAAACTTGTTGACCTCGAATTGTTCACAGATTGTAttggggattgggttttggagaattcgtgcGAAGATTCAGCAACTGGTTTTGGTCCTCCCTTTATGATCGATGAATTGCGCAAGCTTGATGTGGCATTGGAGGGTGTTTTGTTTCAGCAACTTGTCCGGATGCCATGCTCACCTTATGTTTCCGGTGATCCAAATGAAGACGAATATCTTGCGTTGGAAGACTTCCTTCATGCTGTAGTTAGTGGTTTGTGGCATGCATTTTGGCATAAAAGAGGTGAGCTTCCGCTATTTGTATCTTGTCCGCGTTCTCTTGGATCCAGGTTTTATAGTGTAGAGAAGGCGATTTCAAGGGGAGGGCTTAGAAAGCTCTGTGGTTTAGCATTGATATCGAAAATTGGGAGTGATCAGCAAGTCCAATGGGATCAAATCATGGAGTTTGCCCTGTTTAAACCTGATATATTGTCAGGAAATGAGTTGAAATTATCAGCTTCCGTTGTCTGCGAAGCCCTCTTTTATGGTATTCATATACTTGTTTCTAGGTGTTTGAGCAAGGTTAAAGCTACAAAGAGCAGTTCTGTGTTCCTTTTGGTTCTGGATTCTAGATATGGAGGGGTGGTTAAACTTGGAGGTGATCTTAGTAAACTCGAATTAAACTCAACTAACCCGTACAAGTCTGCGGTTGAATGGATCAAGAACCATGCTGAAGTCTCTGTGTCTCCAGTGGACCGGATATGGAACAAATTCGGGAATGCAAATTGGGGAGACCTAGGAACTCTGCAGGTACTTTTGGCAACTTACAACGCTattgtacaatggaatggaccGCCAAGGAAGTCAATAGCTTCATTAGTCTCGAATCACAGCCTTCGCCTTCAGAAGCGTAGGATGGAGTTCTGCCTCGGTGGGAATGAGAATGGTCTGGTTCCTTACCTACAACAATCTGGTCATCAACAAGGAGAGATTGTTGAAGTTGACCAAACTAATAGTCAAGTTTTCAAACACAGTGCTTCGCGTTTAAAGCTTAATCAGGGTGAGGTTTTGCTGCTGGAAGATCAACAGCAGGGGCAGAAAACTTTTCAAGTACAAGAGTCTCTGGTGGCAGGGAACCATTACCTCTATAGTGCAGTTTGTCTAGATTATCCGACACAGTTGTTGACTTTATACATTGGCGCACATCCGACCAAACTTGAACCTTGTTGGGAGGACATGAGTCTTTGGTACCAAGTGCAGAGGCAAACAAAAGTGCTAAACATATTCAAGCATCATGGAATTATAAGCAAATATTTGCCGGAAATGATTGCCTCTGGGCGAATTTTGCATTCTGGCCCTTGCAAGAAGCAGACCCCCGGGGGTCGATGTGATCATCCGTTGTGTGGGACGCCAATACTAGTGGCATCTCCAGTTGGTGAACCTGTTTCATATGTTGTTTCTCAAGATGGACCTCTTTCCCCCAACGAGGCAATTCGCTGCTGCAGAGACTGCCTAGCTGCTCTAAGAAGTGCCACAATGGCAAATGTCCAACATGGTGATATTTGTCCGGAAAACATAATTCGTGTTGTTGACGAACAAGGTTCAAGAAACAGTGGTTTCTACGTTCCAATATCATGGGGCCGTGCAGTTTTGGAAGACCGGGACAGTCCAGCTATAAACCTACAGTTCTCTTCATCTCATGCACTGCAGCATGGGAAACTTTGTCCATCATCAGACGCCGAAAGCCTTGTTTACCTTATGTTGTTCGTGAGCGGGGGAACAATGCAGCAGCAGGACTCAATCGAATCTACCTTGCAATGGAGGGAGACAAGCTGGGCAAAGCGTTCGATCCAACAGCAGCTGGGTGAGGTTTCACCTCTCCTCAAGGCATTTGCAGACTACGTGGACAGTCTCTGTGGAACACCATATCCTGTGGACTATGACATATGGTTGAAGAGATTCAGCAGGGCCGTGGACGGCGTCGGAGATAGGGGTAAAATGATCGAAGAAGTGGCGGTAACGTTGAGATTGAAGGATGTTGCTGAGTCCTCAGGAACATGTGGAGGGTCCTAG